In one Methylobacterium sp. SyP6R genomic region, the following are encoded:
- a CDS encoding sensor histidine kinase, with product MRINSAFASLIDARLTGLVHDSVAGDPAERARHERFLISRLATGAVLMAMLPPYLLWRGVPTLVEAAVASCLVLPVVAALLLARTGNLTLAHGLSSAALTGLVVCLASLTGGPTSAAAIWLVMIPVEALLAGSHRAAVVAAVFAALGALAVAVIEPAPGVGVFAWSAALAMPVFAITAICHVLALSVEHVRREGRWSDRLNAASLRDALLLDAIDDLVTWHDRNGSVLQASPAARSLAGTVPDALEGRGLFNRVHVSDRPAFLTALSDAAGQAQPVTVQFRLHAAGEAGEAGRVIWAEMRAHRVPGAMRPAAGEAAVVAVTRDVSEHRRRAEELDQARAAAERADEVKSRFLATVSHELRTPLNAIIGFSEMLEAESTLALGPERRREYAGIIHSSGQHLLEVVNGLLDMSRIQSGNFDYAPEPFDLGGLARGVCDLMQIRADQGGVRLRREVAADLPEVTADARACRQMLINLLSNAVKFTPRGGEVVLSVRRVFDRVEMAVVDTGIGIAEADLPRLGDPFFQAGLGAGAAYGRPHEGTGLGLSVVRGLVGLHHGELAVESSPACGTRVVVTLPLDCRGGRGVPGAPVPIRTGALVRSVVDEMPPTLRLTG from the coding sequence GTGCGTATCAACAGTGCCTTTGCGTCCCTGATCGATGCCCGTCTGACGGGCCTCGTCCACGACTCGGTCGCGGGCGACCCGGCCGAGCGGGCCCGCCACGAGCGGTTCCTGATCTCCCGGCTCGCCACCGGCGCCGTGCTGATGGCGATGCTGCCGCCCTATCTCCTCTGGCGCGGCGTCCCGACGCTGGTCGAGGCGGCGGTGGCTTCCTGCCTGGTGCTTCCGGTGGTCGCAGCCCTGCTGCTGGCGCGCACCGGCAACCTCACGCTCGCCCACGGCCTGTCCTCGGCGGCGCTCACCGGGCTCGTGGTCTGCCTGGCGAGCCTCACCGGCGGGCCGACCTCCGCGGCTGCGATCTGGCTGGTGATGATCCCGGTCGAGGCTTTGCTCGCCGGCTCGCATCGCGCCGCCGTGGTGGCGGCCGTCTTCGCGGCTTTGGGGGCTTTGGCCGTGGCGGTGATCGAACCCGCCCCGGGCGTCGGCGTCTTCGCCTGGTCCGCGGCGCTCGCGATGCCGGTCTTCGCCATCACGGCGATCTGCCACGTGCTGGCGCTCTCCGTCGAGCATGTCCGCCGCGAGGGGCGCTGGAGCGACCGGCTGAACGCCGCCTCCCTGCGCGACGCGCTGCTCCTCGACGCCATCGACGACCTCGTGACCTGGCACGACCGCAACGGCAGCGTGCTGCAGGCGAGCCCGGCCGCCCGGTCGCTCGCCGGGACGGTGCCGGATGCGCTGGAAGGCCGCGGCCTGTTCAACCGCGTCCACGTCTCCGACCGGCCGGCCTTCCTGACCGCGCTCAGCGACGCCGCCGGCCAGGCCCAGCCGGTGACGGTGCAGTTCCGCCTGCACGCCGCCGGCGAGGCGGGGGAGGCCGGCCGGGTGATCTGGGCCGAGATGCGGGCCCACCGGGTGCCGGGCGCGATGCGGCCGGCCGCCGGCGAGGCCGCCGTGGTCGCGGTGACCCGCGACGTCTCGGAGCACAGGCGCCGGGCGGAGGAGCTCGACCAGGCCCGGGCCGCGGCCGAGCGCGCCGACGAGGTCAAGAGCCGCTTCCTCGCCACCGTGAGCCACGAGCTGCGCACACCGCTCAACGCCATCATCGGCTTCTCGGAGATGCTGGAGGCCGAATCGACCCTGGCGCTCGGGCCCGAGCGGCGGCGGGAATATGCCGGCATCATCCATTCCTCCGGCCAGCACCTGCTCGAGGTGGTGAACGGACTCCTCGACATGTCGCGGATCCAGAGCGGCAACTTCGACTACGCGCCCGAGCCGTTCGACCTCGGCGGCCTCGCCCGCGGCGTCTGCGACCTGATGCAGATCCGCGCCGACCAGGGCGGCGTGCGCCTGCGGCGCGAGGTCGCCGCCGACCTGCCGGAGGTCACGGCCGATGCCCGCGCCTGCCGGCAGATGCTGATCAACCTCCTGTCGAACGCCGTGAAGTTCACGCCGCGCGGCGGCGAGGTGGTGCTCTCGGTGCGCCGGGTGTTCGACCGGGTCGAGATGGCGGTGGTCGATACGGGCATCGGCATCGCCGAGGCCGACCTGCCGCGCCTCGGCGACCCGTTCTTCCAGGCCGGGCTCGGGGCCGGCGCGGCCTATGGCCGCCCGCACGAGGGCACGGGCCTGGGGCTCTCGGTGGTACGCGGCCTCGTCGGCCTGCATCACGGCGAGCTTGCCGTCGAGAGCAGCCCGGCTTGCGGCACCCGGGTCGTCGTCACCCTGCCGCTCGATTGCCGCGGCGGCCGTGGCGTCCCGGGCGCACCGGTGCCGATCCGGACCGGCGCCCTCGTGCGCAGCGTCGTCGACGAGATGCCCCCCACCCTGCGGCTGACGGGCTGA
- a CDS encoding peptidoglycan-binding domain-containing protein → MSEAPARKPVEATARRHDPDLALTAESRPAPRARPAPRAPRAPRSAPRPAGPLDRLRVRADRLMRHPAGIVGGLLALGAVAAVAANALSFQTGRHPAPLFAKAPSPVPADKASPTATARADAPRAASDAARAPDETGPRASGEAAPRAGKPDGIGALIRSEDHATASVSPKAASARTAKPAPAKEASVRDAPAKEKPARETATKVAAGKSPPAPVREARAEEAVKASALHTAPAPGAKPDKAVAYAQRALVKLGYGPLSVDGIAGPSTRAAIARFERERRLPGATVARRTLQELEARSGLKPE, encoded by the coding sequence ATGTCCGAGGCGCCGGCCCGGAAACCCGTCGAGGCGACAGCCCGGCGACACGATCCCGACCTGGCGCTGACGGCGGAGTCGCGTCCGGCGCCGCGCGCGCGGCCGGCTCCCCGGGCGCCGCGTGCGCCCCGCAGCGCCCCGCGCCCCGCCGGTCCCCTGGACCGCCTGCGGGTCCGGGCCGACCGGCTCATGCGCCACCCGGCCGGCATCGTCGGCGGGCTCCTCGCCCTCGGGGCGGTGGCGGCGGTGGCGGCGAACGCGCTGAGCTTCCAGACCGGGCGCCATCCGGCGCCGCTCTTCGCCAAGGCGCCGTCCCCCGTGCCTGCCGACAAGGCTTCCCCCACCGCCACGGCCCGGGCCGACGCCCCGCGCGCCGCGAGTGATGCGGCGCGCGCTCCGGACGAGACGGGGCCGCGCGCCTCGGGCGAAGCCGCCCCGCGGGCCGGAAAGCCGGACGGGATCGGCGCACTGATCCGGAGCGAGGACCACGCCACCGCCTCGGTCAGTCCGAAGGCGGCATCCGCGAGAACCGCCAAGCCGGCCCCGGCGAAGGAGGCGTCCGTCAGGGATGCCCCCGCGAAGGAGAAACCTGCCAGGGAGACGGCGACGAAGGTCGCTGCCGGGAAGAGTCCTCCTGCGCCGGTCCGGGAGGCGCGGGCGGAGGAGGCCGTCAAGGCGTCGGCGCTCCACACCGCACCGGCCCCCGGGGCGAAGCCCGACAAGGCGGTCGCCTACGCGCAGCGCGCCCTGGTCAAGCTCGGCTACGGCCCGCTCTCCGTCGACGGCATCGCCGGCCCGAGCACCCGCGCGGCGATCGCCCGCTTCGAGCGCGAGCGCCGCCTGCCCGGCGCCACCGTGGCGCGCCGGACCCTGCAGGAACTCGAGGCGCGCTCGGGGCTCAAGCCGGAATAG
- a CDS encoding SAM-dependent methyltransferase: MVLDHLLETAFCVSGLSGTLTVATAGGRRFRAGDGDGPAAAIRFTDAAAARELLLDPELKFGELYTDGRLVLESGSLPELMTVLLGRNRGEPALRQVRALAALRRLGRRIAGRNTLLRARRNVERHYDLDDRLYALFLDADRLYSCAYYARPGMSLEEAQTAKMRHIAAKLLTGPGQRVLDIGCGWGALALYLAGVAGCASVRGITLSAEQHRVAQARAAERGLSARVRFALEDYRRLHGTFDRIVSVGMFEHVGPAHYDAFFRTAHDRLAEDGVMLLHTIGRTGVPWPTNPWITRYIFPGGHLPTLSEMMPAIERAGLMLADAEVLRLHYAETLSAWRSRFLAHRAEAAALYDERFCRMWEWYLASAEAAFRYEDAVVFQLQLTRRNDVVPLTRDYIADAEARLRRAEETTGETAREAGWEAKPTRATG, translated from the coding sequence GTGGTCCTCGATCATCTGCTGGAGACGGCGTTCTGCGTCAGCGGCCTGAGCGGCACCCTGACGGTGGCGACGGCGGGCGGGCGCCGCTTCAGGGCTGGCGACGGCGACGGCCCCGCGGCGGCGATCCGGTTCACGGATGCGGCCGCCGCGCGCGAGTTGCTCCTCGATCCCGAGCTGAAATTCGGCGAGCTCTACACCGACGGGCGCCTGGTGCTCGAATCCGGCAGCCTGCCGGAGCTGATGACGGTGCTGCTCGGGCGCAACCGCGGCGAGCCGGCCCTGCGGCAGGTGCGTGCGCTCGCCGCCCTGCGCCGCCTCGGTCGCCGCATCGCCGGCCGCAACACCTTGTTGCGCGCCCGCCGCAACGTCGAACGCCATTACGACCTCGACGATCGGCTCTACGCCCTCTTCCTCGATGCCGACCGTCTCTATTCCTGCGCCTATTACGCGAGGCCCGGGATGAGCCTGGAGGAGGCGCAAACCGCCAAGATGCGCCACATCGCGGCGAAGCTCCTGACCGGTCCCGGCCAGCGGGTGCTCGATATCGGCTGCGGCTGGGGCGCGCTCGCCCTCTACCTCGCGGGGGTGGCGGGATGCGCGTCGGTGCGCGGCATCACCCTCTCGGCCGAGCAGCACAGGGTGGCGCAGGCCCGGGCCGCGGAGCGGGGCCTGTCCGCCCGCGTGCGCTTCGCCCTCGAGGATTACCGGAGGCTCCACGGCACCTTCGACCGCATCGTCTCGGTCGGCATGTTCGAGCATGTCGGCCCGGCCCACTATGACGCCTTCTTCCGCACCGCGCATGACCGCCTCGCCGAGGACGGGGTGATGCTCCTGCACACGATCGGCCGCACCGGCGTGCCCTGGCCGACCAATCCGTGGATCACCCGCTACATCTTCCCCGGCGGCCACCTGCCGACCCTGTCGGAGATGATGCCGGCGATCGAGCGCGCCGGGCTGATGCTTGCCGACGCCGAAGTGTTGCGGCTGCACTACGCCGAGACCCTGAGCGCCTGGCGGAGTCGCTTCCTCGCCCATCGGGCGGAAGCCGCCGCGCTCTACGACGAGCGATTCTGCCGGATGTGGGAATGGTACCTGGCGAGCGCCGAGGCCGCCTTCCGCTACGAGGACGCGGTCGTGTTCCAGCTCCAGCTCACCCGCCGCAACGACGTGGTGCCGCTGACGCGGGACTACATCGCGGATGCCGAGGCGCGGCTGCGGCGGGCGGAGGAGACGACGGGAGAGACTGCACGGGAGGCAGGATGGGAGGCAAAGCCGACGCGCGCGACGGGGTGA
- the purB gene encoding adenylosuccinate lyase, with protein MIPRYSRPEMTAIWSPETRFRIWFEIEAHATTALAELGVVPKEAAATVWEKGRDAVFDVARIDEIERVTKHDVIAFLTHLAEIVGPEARFVHQGMTSSDVLDTCLNVQLARAADLLIADIDGLLAALKRRAFEHKLTPTIGRSHGIHAEPVTFGLKLAQAYAEFERARARLVAAKAEVATCAISGAVGTFANIDPRVEEYVAAQMGLTVEPVSTQVIPRDRHAMFFAVLGVVASSIERLAIEVRHLQRTEVLEAEEYFSEGQKGSSAMPHKRNPVLTENLTGLARMVRAYALPAMENVALWHERDISHSSVERMIGPDATVTLDFALARLTGVVDKLLVYPEQMQRNLDRLGGLVHSQRVLLALTQAGVSREDAYRLVQRNAMPVWRGEGDFLTLLQADKDVTAALKPEAIAECFDLGYHLKHVDTIFRRVFGEA; from the coding sequence ATGATCCCCCGCTACAGCCGGCCCGAGATGACGGCGATCTGGTCGCCGGAGACGCGTTTCCGGATCTGGTTCGAGATCGAGGCCCATGCCACGACCGCGCTCGCCGAACTCGGCGTGGTGCCGAAGGAGGCCGCCGCCACGGTGTGGGAGAAGGGCCGCGACGCGGTATTCGACGTCGCGCGCATCGACGAGATCGAGCGCGTCACCAAGCACGACGTGATCGCGTTCCTGACCCATCTCGCCGAGATCGTCGGGCCCGAGGCGCGCTTCGTCCACCAGGGCATGACCTCGTCGGACGTGCTCGATACCTGCCTCAACGTGCAGCTCGCCCGCGCTGCGGATCTCCTCATCGCCGATATCGACGGGCTGCTGGCCGCGCTCAAGCGCCGGGCCTTCGAGCACAAGCTGACCCCGACCATCGGCCGCTCGCACGGCATCCATGCCGAGCCGGTGACCTTCGGGCTCAAGCTCGCCCAGGCCTATGCCGAGTTCGAGCGCGCCCGCGCCCGCCTCGTCGCCGCGAAGGCCGAGGTCGCGACCTGCGCCATCTCGGGGGCGGTCGGCACCTTCGCCAATATCGACCCGCGGGTGGAAGAGTACGTCGCCGCGCAGATGGGGCTGACGGTCGAGCCGGTCTCGACCCAGGTCATCCCGCGCGACCGCCATGCGATGTTCTTCGCGGTGCTCGGCGTCGTCGCCTCGTCGATCGAGCGGCTGGCGATCGAGGTGCGCCACCTCCAGCGCACCGAGGTGCTGGAGGCCGAAGAATACTTCTCCGAGGGCCAGAAGGGCTCCTCGGCGATGCCGCACAAGCGCAACCCGGTGCTCACCGAGAACCTGACCGGCCTCGCCCGCATGGTCCGCGCCTATGCTCTCCCGGCGATGGAGAACGTGGCGCTCTGGCACGAGCGCGACATCTCGCATTCCTCGGTCGAGCGGATGATCGGCCCGGACGCCACCGTCACCCTCGATTTCGCGCTCGCCCGCCTCACCGGCGTGGTCGACAAGCTGCTCGTCTATCCCGAGCAGATGCAGCGCAACCTCGACCGGCTCGGCGGCCTCGTCCACTCGCAGCGGGTGCTCCTGGCGCTCACGCAAGCCGGCGTGTCGCGGGAGGACGCCTATCGGCTGGTGCAGCGCAACGCGATGCCGGTCTGGCGCGGCGAGGGCGACTTCCTCACCCTGCTCCAGGCCGACAAGGACGTGACCGCGGCGCTCAAGCCCGAGGCGATCGCCGAGTGCTTCGACCTCGGCTACCACCTCAAGCATGTCGACACGATCTTCCGGCGGGTGTTCGGCGAGGCGTAA